A window from Melopsittacus undulatus isolate bMelUnd1 chromosome Z, bMelUnd1.mat.Z, whole genome shotgun sequence encodes these proteins:
- the LOC117437949 gene encoding interferon-like — protein sequence MPAPATPHTRLGLLLLLTALATGLACHHQPARDDTFPWRSLQLLQAMAPSPTPPCHHHHHPPLFPDTLLHSTHPQQAADTALRILQHLFNTLSSPSTPQHWHNHPRQQLLNSLDHYIHHLKRCLSGNIRRFQSRGPRNLLLNINKYIHGVTTYLQDHNYSACAWDHVRHEAHTLFRHLDTLFRRMRS from the coding sequence ATGCCTGCGCCCGCAACACCACACACCCGCCTtgggctcctgctcctcctgacGGCTCTCGCCACCGGCCTCGCCTGCCACCACCAGCCTGCCCGCGACGACACCTTCCCCTGGCgcagcctccagctcctccaggccatggctcccagccccacaccgccctgccaccaccaccaccacccgcCCCTCTTCCCCGACAccctcctgcacagcacccacccGCAGCAAGCCGCCGACACCGCCCTCCGCATACTCCAGCACCTCTTCAACaccctcagcagccccagcacacccCAACACTGGCACAACCACCCGCGACAACAGCTCCTCAACAGCCTCGATCATTACATTCACCACCTGAAGCGCTGCCTGTCAGGCAACATCAGACGCTTCCAAAGCCGAGGACCACGCAATCTGCTGCTCAACATCAACAAGTACATTCATGGCGTCACCACCTACCTCCAGGACCACAACTACAGCGCCTGTGCCTGGGACCACGTTCGCCACGAGGCTCACACCTTGTTCCGACACTTGGACACACTCTTCCGGCGAATGAGGAGTTGA
- the LOC117437948 gene encoding interferon-like: MPAPATPHTRLGLLLLLTALATGLACHHQPARDDTFPWRSLQLLQAMAPSPTPPCHHHHHPPLFPDTLLHSTHPQQAADTALRILQHLFNTLSSPSTPQHWHNHPRQQLLNSLDHYIHHLKRCLSGNVGSFQSRGPRNLLLNINKYIHGVTTYLQDHNYSACAWDHVRHEAHTLFRHLDTLFRRMRS, encoded by the coding sequence ATGCCTGCGCCCGCAACACCACACACCCGCCTtgggctcctgctcctcctgacGGCTCTCGCCACCGGCCTCGCCTGCCACCACCAGCCTGCCCGCGACGACACCTTCCCCTGGCgcagcctccagctcctccaggccatggctcccagccccacaccgccctgccaccaccaccaccacccgcCCCTCTTCCCCGACAccctcctgcacagcacccacccGCAGCAAGCCGCCGACACCGCCCTCCGCATACTCCAGCACCTCTTCAACaccctcagcagccccagcacacccCAACACTGGCACAACCACCCGCGACAACAGCTCCTCAACAGCCTCGATCATTACATTCACCACCTGAAGCGCTGCCTGTCAGGCAACGTCGGAAGCTTCCAAAGCCGAGGACCACGCAATCTGCTGCTCAACATCAACAAGTACATCCATGGCGTCACCACCTACCTCCAGGACCACAACTACAGCGCCTGTGCCTGGGACCACGTTCGCCACGAGGCTCACACCTTGTTTCGACACTTGGACACACTCTTCCGCCGAATGAGAAGTTGA